One uncultured Hyphomonas sp. genomic region harbors:
- a CDS encoding type 1 glutamine amidotransferase domain-containing protein: protein MTKRAENRTLAILATDGFEQVELTSPKEAIENAGGTCKIVSPNDQRIQGNKHREHGDWFDVDVKLDEAKAEDFDALLIPGGLFNPDALRRDNRALAFASAFFEQKKPVFSICHGPQVLISAGLVNGRKMTGFSAIQQDLKNAGAVVTDEAVVVDEGLVTSRNPDDLGQFNAKIVEEICEGKHAAQRESVTA from the coding sequence ATGACGAAACGTGCCGAAAACCGCACCCTCGCCATTCTCGCAACCGACGGCTTTGAACAGGTCGAGCTGACCTCGCCGAAAGAGGCCATCGAAAACGCAGGCGGCACCTGCAAGATCGTCTCGCCAAACGACCAGCGCATCCAGGGGAACAAGCACCGCGAACACGGTGACTGGTTCGATGTGGATGTGAAACTGGACGAGGCAAAGGCAGAAGACTTCGATGCGCTGCTTATCCCGGGCGGTCTTTTCAATCCGGACGCGCTGCGCCGGGACAACAGAGCCCTGGCATTCGCATCCGCTTTCTTCGAGCAGAAGAAACCGGTCTTCTCCATCTGCCACGGACCGCAGGTCCTTATCTCGGCAGGCCTGGTGAATGGCCGCAAGATGACGGGTTTCTCCGCGATCCAGCAGGACCTGAAAAATGCCGGCGCTGTCGTGACAGACGAAGCAGTTGTCGTGGACGAAGGTCTCGTCACCTCGCGAAATCCGGACGACCTTGGCCAATTCAATGCAAAGATCGTTGAAGAGATCTGCGAGGGCAAACACGCCGCCCAGCGCGAGTCCGTGACCGCCTGA
- the nudC gene encoding NAD(+) diphosphatase encodes MTNSNDMPLAAKPIDRAAHRRLDEAWLEEAFKREDVLILLMRNGEPFVHPGRDSGLVWMGPEAARLSPGSPRLFLGEDKAGTPVFAIDLPERFVLEGSLIEGAGEFLDFRAAAGSIPEMDGNCASTARSIFMWHQSHRFCSKCGSESAMVEAGWKRQCPSCGAEHFPRTDPVAIMLAVKDGKALIGRQKMWPPGFYSCLAGFCEPGETIEQAAAREIFEEAGVVADAASAEYVACQPWPFPSSLMVGLILEAEGFDISIDEKEIEVARWVTRDEMVRILNHSHGEMFGPPPMAIAHHIMKVWSEKGH; translated from the coding sequence ATGACGAACTCAAACGACATGCCGCTTGCGGCGAAACCGATTGACCGCGCCGCGCACCGCCGACTGGACGAGGCCTGGCTGGAGGAAGCTTTCAAACGCGAGGACGTGCTGATCCTGCTGATGCGCAACGGCGAACCGTTCGTGCATCCGGGCCGCGACAGCGGACTCGTCTGGATGGGGCCTGAAGCGGCCCGCCTCTCGCCCGGCTCGCCCCGCCTCTTCCTCGGTGAAGACAAGGCCGGCACACCGGTGTTTGCGATCGACCTGCCGGAACGTTTTGTGCTTGAAGGCTCGCTGATCGAAGGGGCCGGAGAGTTTCTCGATTTCCGGGCCGCCGCCGGATCGATTCCGGAGATGGATGGAAACTGCGCCTCGACCGCGCGGTCAATTTTCATGTGGCATCAGAGCCACAGGTTCTGCTCAAAATGCGGTTCGGAAAGTGCGATGGTCGAAGCCGGATGGAAACGGCAATGCCCGTCCTGCGGCGCCGAACATTTCCCGCGGACAGACCCCGTCGCGATCATGCTGGCTGTGAAAGACGGCAAGGCGCTGATCGGACGACAGAAGATGTGGCCGCCGGGATTCTATTCCTGCCTCGCCGGTTTCTGCGAACCTGGAGAAACCATCGAGCAGGCCGCGGCGCGCGAAATCTTCGAGGAAGCTGGCGTCGTTGCTGATGCAGCGAGTGCAGAATACGTCGCCTGCCAGCCATGGCCCTTCCCGTCCTCGCTCATGGTCGGCCTTATTCTGGAAGCAGAAGGGTTCGACATTTCCATCGACGAAAAAGAGATCGAAGTGGCCCGCTGGGTGACCCGCGACGAGATGGTCCGGATCCTCAATCACAGTCACGGCGAGATGTTCGGACCGCCGCCGATGGCAATTGCTCACCACATCATGAAAGTCTGGTCAGAAAAAGGTCATTGA
- the typA gene encoding translational GTPase TypA, whose amino-acid sequence MSTPIEKMRNIAIIAHVDHGKTTLVDELLKQSGTFRENEKTAERMMDSNDLEKERGITILAKTTSVEWNGYRINIVDTPGHADFGGEVERILHMVDGAIVLVDAAEGPMPQTKFVVSKALKVGLKPIVAVNKIDKPERRPDEVVNDVFDLFANLDATDEQLDFPILYGSAKQGWMSSQYEEAKANMDELFQLVVDHVPTPKVEEGPFRFLATTISADNFLGRILTGRVASGSIKPNQTIKVLDREGGLVEQGRVSKVLAFRGLERVPVEEAQAGDIVSLAGMTKANVADTFCNPSVSEPIAAQPIDPPTISMTFRVNDSPLAGTEGTKVTSRMIWDRLLKEAEGNVALKVDRATDAEAFTVSGRGELQLAVLIETMRREGFELGVSRPQVVMQEDESGNKLEPIEEVVIDVDDEHSGIVVQKLSERKADMLDMRPSGAGRTRMVFHAPTRGLIGYQGELLSDTRGTAIMNRVFHEYAPHKGKIQGRHTGVLIAMEQGEAVAFALWNLEDRGPMMIHPGDKVYGGMIVGEHTRDNDLEVNVLKGKKLTNMRASGSDEAVRLTPPLQMTLEKSLAYIADDELVEVTPENIRLRKIFLDPHERKRNAKKAEA is encoded by the coding sequence ATGTCCACGCCTATCGAAAAAATGCGTAACATCGCCATCATCGCCCACGTCGACCACGGTAAGACGACGCTGGTGGATGAACTCCTCAAACAGTCCGGCACCTTCCGTGAAAACGAGAAGACCGCTGAACGGATGATGGATTCCAACGATCTGGAAAAAGAGCGCGGCATCACCATTCTCGCCAAAACCACCTCGGTTGAGTGGAACGGCTACCGGATCAACATCGTCGACACGCCCGGACACGCCGATTTCGGCGGTGAGGTGGAGCGTATCCTTCACATGGTGGACGGCGCCATTGTTCTGGTGGACGCCGCCGAAGGCCCGATGCCGCAGACCAAGTTTGTCGTCTCGAAGGCGCTGAAGGTCGGTCTGAAGCCGATCGTGGCCGTCAACAAGATCGACAAGCCGGAGCGCCGCCCCGACGAAGTGGTCAATGACGTGTTCGACCTGTTCGCAAACCTCGACGCCACCGACGAGCAGCTCGACTTCCCGATCCTCTACGGTTCGGCCAAGCAGGGCTGGATGTCGAGCCAGTACGAGGAGGCGAAGGCCAACATGGACGAGCTGTTCCAGCTGGTCGTGGATCATGTGCCGACGCCGAAAGTGGAAGAGGGCCCGTTCCGCTTCCTCGCCACCACCATTTCCGCCGACAACTTCCTTGGCCGCATCCTGACCGGCCGCGTCGCGTCCGGCAGCATCAAGCCGAACCAGACCATCAAGGTGCTGGACCGCGAAGGTGGGCTCGTCGAACAGGGCCGCGTGTCGAAAGTGCTCGCCTTCCGCGGGCTCGAGCGCGTGCCGGTCGAAGAAGCGCAGGCTGGTGACATCGTCTCGCTGGCCGGCATGACCAAGGCGAACGTCGCCGACACGTTCTGCAATCCGTCCGTTTCCGAGCCGATTGCGGCCCAGCCGATTGACCCGCCGACCATCTCCATGACCTTCCGCGTCAATGACAGCCCGCTGGCGGGCACGGAAGGCACCAAGGTCACCAGCCGCATGATCTGGGACCGTCTGCTGAAAGAAGCCGAAGGCAACGTCGCCCTGAAGGTCGACCGGGCCACGGACGCCGAAGCATTCACCGTCTCCGGCCGCGGCGAGCTTCAGCTGGCCGTTCTCATCGAGACGATGCGCCGCGAAGGCTTCGAGCTTGGCGTGTCGCGTCCGCAGGTCGTGATGCAGGAAGACGAGAGCGGCAACAAGCTGGAGCCGATTGAAGAGGTCGTCATCGACGTCGACGATGAGCATTCCGGTATCGTCGTGCAGAAACTGTCAGAGCGCAAAGCCGACATGCTGGACATGCGCCCCTCCGGCGCGGGCCGCACACGCATGGTGTTCCACGCGCCGACGCGCGGCCTGATCGGCTATCAGGGCGAGCTGCTGTCGGATACGCGCGGCACGGCCATCATGAACCGCGTCTTCCATGAATACGCCCCGCACAAGGGCAAGATCCAGGGCCGTCACACCGGCGTGCTGATCGCCATGGAGCAGGGGGAGGCCGTGGCCTTCGCGCTGTGGAACCTCGAAGACCGTGGCCCGATGATGATCCATCCGGGCGACAAGGTTTATGGCGGCATGATCGTCGGCGAGCACACGCGCGACAATGATCTCGAAGTGAACGTGCTCAAAGGCAAGAAGCTGACAAACATGCGCGCCTCCGGTTCGGACGAGGCCGTCCGCCTGACCCCGCCGCTTCAGATGACGCTGGAAAAGTCGCTGGCCTACATCGCCGACGACGAACTCGTGGAAGTCACGCCGGAGAATATCCGCCTGCGCAAGATCTTCCTCGACCCGCACGAGCGCAAGCGCAACGCGAAGAAGGCCGAGGCGTAA
- a CDS encoding porin family protein: MRTFTFLLAAAAVIPCAYAEGSDESGWYAGLSYERLQETDGQNEYQALGLTGGYDFNRYFGAEVTAATGIDGDGTFSPGGTYDVNGNTVTLPAFRTSADLTHRIDLMGVGHLPVTDRIRLVGKAGVSHYKYDVTQQTGSSPDFGDGITISSSPSGYGFAGSLGAEVSLTESTSLTGGYNYYAEQGTMDDDVEGFQIGLKHRF; encoded by the coding sequence ATGCGAACTTTCACCTTTCTTCTGGCGGCTGCGGCCGTCATTCCGTGCGCTTATGCCGAAGGCTCGGATGAGTCCGGCTGGTATGCCGGACTGAGCTATGAGCGTTTGCAGGAGACCGATGGTCAAAATGAATATCAGGCGCTGGGCCTGACGGGCGGTTACGACTTCAACCGCTATTTTGGTGCCGAGGTGACCGCAGCCACCGGTATTGACGGGGACGGGACATTCTCACCGGGGGGCACGTATGACGTCAATGGCAATACCGTCACCCTCCCGGCCTTCCGGACGTCGGCAGACCTCACGCATCGCATTGATCTGATGGGCGTTGGCCATTTGCCGGTGACTGATCGTATCCGTCTTGTCGGCAAGGCCGGGGTCTCACATTACAAATACGATGTGACGCAGCAAACCGGTTCCAGTCCGGACTTTGGAGACGGCATCACAATCTCCAGCTCACCGAGTGGGTACGGCTTCGCCGGCAGCCTGGGGGCAGAGGTCTCGCTCACGGAGTCGACCAGCCTGACCGGTGGTTATAATTACTATGCGGAGCAAGGCACGATGGATGATGATGTCGAAGGATTCCAGATCGGCCTGAAGCACCGTTTCTGA